Proteins encoded within one genomic window of Camelina sativa cultivar DH55 chromosome 19, Cs, whole genome shotgun sequence:
- the LOC104768075 gene encoding uncharacterized protein LOC104768075 produces METKQPTSILEKFVGHFGYKNLKTIDPIGYSGGMALFYNQDDFQVSILFESNRLIDIEAVFKGRIIHLTFVYGDPVPKNRDMVWERLLRISSNRSTPWFLVGDFNELTGNHEKRGGGELHHPFSFLSFNGMIRDCGFLEFPFIGDCLSWRGWRDKKPIRCRLARALGNEDWHDLFPDTVTEYLPMIASDHKPLVVNIGAKRPRGKRSFMFDRCWIGKAGLMDAIASRWDRDLDQDSDNFVQKVVNCRKAVSQWRKSQVPYGRETIEDLKRQLEVALADDSIPPSTISELQNRLRQAYGDEEIYWYQKSWSKWMKLGDKNSKYFHALTKQRRARNRITGLFNRDDIWSTEDVDICHTAVSYFEDLFTSTNPENFEEVLREVNTVITAEDNEWLTGPATEAEVKSTLFTMHPDKAPGPNGMTALFFQKAWDIVKTDLVDLVNRFLVERVFDKDLNRTHICLIPKVAKPTRMAELRPISLCNVGYKIISKILCQRLKRVLPGLISETQSAFVPGRLISDNILIAQEMFHGLRTNPSCKGKFMAIKTDMSKAYDRVEWDFVAALLQKMGFAESWVSWIMFCVTSVEYRVRINGQPNGLIVPQRGLRQGDPLSPYLFILCTEVLIANIRKAEREKLITGIKVANKCPPITHLLFADDSLFFCKVDRGQCRVILDILKQYESVSGLPESLGGAKTKVFSFVRERIQSRTNGWTANLLSKGGREVMIKSVATAVPTFVMSSFRLPKTITSKLTSAVANFWWSTNGQTGGMHWLAWEKLCVSKQLGGLGFRNVDDFNSALLAKQLWRLIDVPESLFARVFKSRYYRNTHPLDPIRSYSPSYGWRSICSARSLVNKGLIKRVGSGDTISIWSDPWVPAQFPRPASSKGPLKDPSLQMNQLIDRQNNSWRLDMLNEHFDPLDVALIRAIPLGGNQRDDPFGWHFTKTGNHWLWPGNYPLLASVWRARCPPKIQHFMWQVLSGCISVSANLGRRGIACDVRCVRCGADSETINHAIFVCPPARQVWALANVPVGPNSFPTESVYANVDHFLGQQNPGAHIAAFPWLMWFIWKARNARVFDNIAERPEDIVRVAEGEAAAWQQAQIEDDLVTSPTFPVVSELPVRVPTVSLPSVFSGYRCFIAGSWKAGDLYAGAGWCCTSIQTTLPFLGAKNFRRSLSPLHTEVEAFLWAMRCMIGHDFREVAFYTDCSDLVKMVSSPSDWPAFSAYLDDIKTDREEFSSFSLSLIPRNANLRADSLARQACTSPHQVLFVNDFPTN; encoded by the exons ATGGAGACCAAACAACCTACTTCTATTCTAGAAAAGTTTGTTGGTCATTTCGGATATAAGAATCTGAAAACAATTGATCCTATTGGTTATAGTGGTGGTATGGCTCTTTTTTATAATCAAGATGATTTTCAGGTATCGATTTTATTTGAGTCTAACAGATTAATCGATATTGAAGCGGTTTTCAAAGGCCGGATTATCCATTTAACTTTCGTTTATGGGGATCCCGTCCCTAAGAATCGGGATATGGTGTGGGAACGCCTTCTAAGAATTAGCTCTAATCGGTCCACCCCATGGTTTTTggttggggattttaatgagcTGACAGGGAACCATGAAAAACGGGGGGGGGGGGAATTACATCatcctttctcttttctttcctttaatgGGATGATTCGGGATTGTGGCTTTTTGGAGTTTCCTTTTATTGGTGATTGTTTGTCTTGGAGGGGTTGGCGGGATAAAAAACCTATACGTTGTCGGTTAGCCAGAGCCTTAGggaatgaggattggcatgattTGTTCCCGGATACGGTGACGGAGTATTTACCAATGATAGCCTCTGATCATAAGCCTCTAGTGGTTAATATTGGGGCTAAAAGGCCGCGGGGGAAGAGGAGTTTTATGTTTGACCGCTGCTGGATTGGTAAGGCGGGGCTGATGGATGCAATAGCATCGAGGTGGGATAGGGATTTGGATCAGGACTCAGATAACTTCGTGCAAAAAGTTGTGAATTGTCGGAAGGCGGTTTCTCAGTGGCGTAAATCACAAGTCCCATACGGTAGGGAAACCATTGAGGACTTAAAGCGGCAGTTGGAGGTGGCTCTGGCAGATGACTCAATTCCTCCTTCTACAATCTCGGAATTGCAGAATCGTTTACGTCAAGCGTATGGGGATGAAGAGATCTACTGGTATCAAAAGAGTTGGAGTAAATGGATGAAATTGGGGGATAAGAATTCCAAATATTTCCATGCCTTAACAAAGCAGAGACGGGCTCGTAATCGGATTACTGGTTTGTTTAATAGGGACGACATCTGGTCCACTGAGGATGTTGATATCTGTCACACGGCAGTCTcatattttgaagatttgttcACTTCAACAAATCCAGAAAATTTTGAGGAGGTCCTAAGGGAGGTCAATACTGTGATTACTGCCGAGGATAATGAGTGGCTCACAGGACCTGCTACGGAGGCTGAGGTCAAATCTACTTTATTTACGATGCATCCGGATAAAGCCCCAGGCCCAAACGGGATGAcagctttatttttccaaaaagcaTGGGATATAGTTAAGACGGACCTTGTGGATTTGGTTAATAGGTTTTTAGTGGAGAGAGTTTTTGACAAGGACCTCAATCGGACTCATATTTGCCTTATTCCGAAGGTGGCAAAGCCAACTCGAATGGCAGAATTACGTCCGATTAGCCTGTGTAACGTTGGGTATAAGATCATTTCTAAGATTTTATGTCAGCGACTAAAGAGGGTTTTACCTGGTCTTATCTCCGAGACTCAATCGGCTTTTGTTCCGGGTCGGCTGATCTCGGATAATATCCTTattgctcaagagatgtttcatggctTGCGTACAAACCCGTCTTGCAAAGGGAAATTTATGGCCATCAAAACAGACATGAGTAAGGCATACGATAGGGTTGAGTGGGATTTTGTGGCAGCTCTGTTACAGAAGATGGGGTTTGCAGAGTCATGGGTTTCATGGATAATGTTTTGTGTCACTTCAGTCGAGTATAGGGTTCGTATTAATGGCCAGCCGAATGGTTTGATAGTGCCACAGAGGGGGTTGCGACAAGGTgatcctttatctccttatttgtttattttatgcacAGAGGTGTTAATTGCTAATATACGGAAAGCAGAGAGGGAGAAGCTTATTACAGGGATAAAAGTGGCGAACAAATGTCCGCCAATtacgcatttgttgtttgccgatgatagtcttttcttctgtaaGGTGGACAGAGGACAATGTCGGGTTATCTTAGATATTCTAAAACAATATGAGTCTGTTTCGG GTTTACCCGAAAGTTTGGGTGGGGCTAAGACcaaggttttctcttttgttcgggAGCGGATTCAAAGTCGGACGAATGGTTGGACGGCAAATTTGCTTTCAAAAGGGGGAAGGGAAGTGATGATTAAATCTGTTGCAACTGCTGTTCCAACGTTTGTGATGTCTAGTTTTCGGttaccaaaaacaattacatccaAGCTTACCAGTGcagtggcaaatttttggtggagtacaaATGGTCAGACAGGGGGCATGCATTGGCTTGCCTGGGAGAAATTATGTGTTAGCAAACAGTTGGGTGGTCTTGGTTTTAGGAATGTGGATGACTTTAATTCGGCATTACTGGCCAAGCAACTTTGGCGTCTGATAGACGTTCCAGAGTCTTTGTTTGCCAGGGTTTTCAAAAGTAGGTATTATAGGAATACGCATCCGTTGGATCCAATTAGGTCATACTCTCCCTCCTATGGATGGAGGAGTATAtgttctgctcgctctctggttaataaagggcttattaaacgggttggtTCTGGGGACACCATTTCTATATGGTCAGATCCTTGGGTaccagctcaattcccgagaccagcttcCAGCAAGGGGCCGTTAAAGGACCCTTCTCTTCAAATGAATCAATTAATTGATCGACAAAATAATTCTTGGCGTCTGGATATGCTcaatgagcattttgatccactTGATGTTGCATTAATCAGGGCTATTCCGTTGGGTGGTAACCAAAGGGATGATCCCTTCGGTTGGCATTTCACGAAAACTGGGAA CCACTGGTTATGGCCCGGAAATTACCCCCTACTCGCTAGTGTGTGGAGGGCTCGTTGCCCACCTAAGATCcagcattttatgtggcaggtctTATCTGGTTGTATTTCGGTTTCGGCAAATTTGGGACGACGGGGTATTGCTTGTGATGTACGGTGCGTACGATGCGGCGCGGATTCGGAGACAATAAATCATGCCATCTTTGTGTGTCCTCCGGCCCGTCAGGTTTGGGCGCTAGCAAATGTGCCGGTGGGACCTAATTCCTTCCCGACGGAATCAGTATATGCAAATGTTGATCACTTTTTAGGGCAGCAGAATCCGGGAGCCCATATTGCGGCTTTCCCTTGGCTTATGTGGTTtatttggaaagcaaggaatgcACGTGTCTTTGACAATATTGCCGAAAGGCCAGAGGATATTGTTAGGGTAGCAGAGGGTGAAGCTGCAGCATGGCAGCAGGCTCAGATAGAGGATGATCTAGTGACCAGTCCCACCTTTCCAGTAGTTTCGGAGTTGCCAGTTAGGGTGCCTACGGTTTCCCTTCCTTCGGTCTTTTCAGGATATCGATGCTTCATAGCTGGATCTTGGAAAGCAGGGGATTTGTATGCAGGTGCTGGTTGGTGTTGTACCTCGATCCAGACAACGTTGCCGTTTTTGGGTGCCAAGAATTTCAGGCGAAGTCTATCTCCATTACATACTGAAGTTGAAGCGTTCCTTTGGGCGATGCGCTGCATGATCGGCCATGACTTCAGAGAGGTGGCTTTTTATACTgactgctcagacttggtgaagatggtgtcttctccttccgACTGGCCAGCGTTCTCGGCGTACCTTGACGACATCAAGACTGATAGGGAGgaattctcttccttttctttatctttaattcCTAGAAATGCTAATTTAAgggcggattctttggcacgccaagcgtgTACATCTCCGCACCAAGTATTGTTTGTAAACGATTTTCCTACCAATtag